A section of the Deltaproteobacteria bacterium genome encodes:
- a CDS encoding VIT domain-containing protein: protein MEKIKSKTLIRGIMSGVILLLLIPLPVWCYEGTEDGSEKDKTLSPYFHVISEDEGTDGMPLKESSAVVDIAGVVAHVKVKQVYKNEGTKPIEAIYIFPGSTRAAVHGMTMTIGERVIKAKIEERGAAKKTYEKAKEEGKSASLLEQHRPNVFQMSVANIMPGDEIKVELLYSENIIPTDGLYEFVYPTVVGPRYSSKKAGTAPASEQWVANPYLQEEEKPSYSFDLKVNIATGIPIKDIVSTSHKVNINFSGANRAEVSLSDTERFGGNRDYILQYRLQGGQIESGLLLYKGENENFFLLNMEPPERITSAQILPREYIYIVDVSGSMHGFPLDITKKLIKDLAKKLRPTDKFNILLFAGGSEVLSNRSLPATPVNIKRAFRLLDSKSGGGSTRLLPALKRALKLPADKNYARTIVVATDGYVNVEAEAFDLIRKNLNKANLFAFGIGSGVNRHLIEGMARAGLGEPFVVTKHSEAPIMAEKLGEYILTPLLSHIKLDFEGFEAYDIEPESVPDLLAKRPLTIFGKWKGKAKGKIIIRGNQGDKAYEKIVNVGDVNPQSSNSALKYLWARHRISTLGDYEMIRGNSERKKEITRLGLTYNLLTKYTSFIAVDEIIRNVSGKPEKVKQPLPLPQGVTNLAVGGNVPAVPEPETYMLVVVLGIVLIWRVFTYRKRIRL from the coding sequence ATGGAAAAGATAAAATCAAAGACACTAATTAGAGGGATAATGTCGGGAGTGATTCTCTTGCTGCTGATACCGCTGCCTGTGTGGTGTTACGAAGGGACGGAAGATGGGAGTGAAAAGGACAAGACGCTGTCACCTTATTTTCATGTTATTTCAGAAGATGAGGGAACTGACGGCATGCCTCTTAAAGAAAGCTCCGCTGTTGTGGACATTGCCGGGGTTGTTGCCCATGTGAAAGTAAAACAGGTTTACAAGAATGAAGGAACAAAGCCAATCGAGGCTATCTATATCTTCCCCGGTTCGACAAGGGCAGCTGTTCACGGCATGACGATGACTATTGGTGAAAGAGTCATTAAGGCAAAGATTGAAGAGCGGGGCGCTGCTAAAAAAACCTATGAAAAGGCAAAGGAAGAGGGCAAAAGTGCCTCCCTCCTGGAGCAGCATAGGCCTAATGTTTTCCAGATGAGTGTGGCCAATATTATGCCGGGCGATGAAATAAAGGTAGAACTCCTTTATTCTGAAAATATAATTCCTACCGATGGTCTCTATGAGTTTGTTTATCCCACAGTTGTGGGGCCGAGGTACTCCAGTAAAAAAGCGGGTACTGCTCCTGCCAGTGAACAATGGGTTGCAAACCCCTACCTGCAGGAAGAGGAAAAGCCTTCTTATTCCTTCGACCTGAAGGTAAATATTGCTACAGGGATACCTATCAAGGATATTGTTTCTACCTCTCACAAGGTTAATATCAATTTTTCAGGTGCAAATCGTGCTGAAGTTTCTCTCAGTGATACGGAAAGGTTCGGTGGAAACAGGGATTATATTCTTCAATACCGGTTGCAGGGTGGGCAGATAGAGTCGGGCCTGCTCCTTTATAAGGGAGAGAATGAAAACTTCTTTCTTCTCAATATGGAGCCGCCCGAACGGATCACTTCCGCCCAGATCCTGCCGAGAGAGTATATTTATATTGTCGATGTATCCGGCTCCATGCACGGCTTCCCTCTCGATATAACAAAGAAACTGATCAAGGATCTGGCAAAGAAACTGCGCCCCACAGACAAATTCAATATTCTCCTTTTTGCGGGCGGTTCGGAAGTTTTGTCGAACAGGTCCCTTCCTGCAACACCCGTAAATATCAAAAGGGCATTCAGGCTCCTTGACAGCAAGAGTGGAGGAGGATCAACTCGACTGCTCCCGGCACTAAAACGAGCCTTAAAGCTCCCGGCTGATAAAAATTATGCCAGAACTATCGTAGTTGCAACGGACGGATATGTAAATGTTGAGGCTGAAGCATTTGACCTTATCAGGAAAAACCTGAACAAGGCGAATCTTTTTGCCTTCGGCATCGGTTCCGGCGTCAATCGTCACCTCATAGAAGGGATGGCAAGGGCCGGTTTAGGTGAGCCTTTTGTGGTGACTAAACATAGCGAGGCGCCCATCATGGCAGAGAAGCTCGGAGAATACATTTTGACGCCCCTTCTTTCCCACATAAAGCTTGATTTTGAGGGCTTTGAGGCATATGACATTGAACCTGAGAGTGTTCCCGATCTTCTTGCAAAAAGGCCTTTAACTATTTTCGGTAAGTGGAAAGGCAAGGCTAAGGGAAAAATAATAATCAGGGGAAACCAGGGTGACAAGGCCTATGAAAAGATTGTCAATGTTGGTGATGTGAACCCGCAATCGTCCAATTCCGCCCTCAAATATCTGTGGGCACGGCACAGGATCAGTACCCTCGGCGATTATGAAATGATCAGGGGCAACAGTGAAAGAAAGAAGGAAATTACGAGACTTGGACTGACCTATAACCTGCTTACAAAATATACCTCTTTCATTGCTGTTGACGAGATAATAAGGAATGTCTCCGGCAAGCCGGAGAAGGTCAAACAGCCCCTGCCCTTGCCGCAGGGCGTAACGAACCTTGCAGTCGGTGGAAACGTTCCTGCCGTACCGGAACCTGAAACCTACATGCTTGTTGTGGTGCTTGGAATTGTCCTTATTTGGCGGGTTTTCACATATAGGAAAAGGATCAGACTGTGA
- a CDS encoding HupE/UreJ family protein, with amino-acid sequence MIRTVFFIFLPLFVTTNAFAHGMSAADRQRMIEGGNLEYLKLGAMHMLTGYDHLLFLLGVIFFLTRFGDIVKFITAFTVGHSITLLFATLYGIKANYYLIDAVIALTVCYKGFENLDGFKKHLKMNSPNLMWAVFIFGLIHGFGLSTRLQQLPLGNEGLVLKILSFNVGVETGQIMALTVMIILMAGWRKRESFNHFSTLSNKGLIAAGVVLLVIQMHAYLFTTHSHEDGHYHTHEDMESDEIKKAREIYKGHR; translated from the coding sequence ATGATTAGAACCGTATTTTTTATATTTCTTCCTCTTTTTGTCACTACAAATGCCTTCGCACATGGTATGTCAGCGGCTGACAGGCAGCGCATGATCGAGGGGGGGAACCTGGAGTATCTAAAGCTCGGGGCCATGCATATGCTGACAGGTTATGATCACCTGTTATTTCTCCTGGGCGTCATCTTTTTTCTGACTCGTTTCGGGGATATTGTTAAGTTCATAACAGCCTTTACAGTCGGGCACAGCATTACACTGCTCTTTGCCACCCTTTATGGGATTAAGGCTAATTACTATCTCATCGATGCGGTGATTGCACTGACCGTATGTTATAAGGGTTTTGAAAATCTCGATGGTTTTAAAAAGCATCTCAAGATGAACTCTCCCAACCTTATGTGGGCTGTATTTATTTTCGGACTTATTCACGGTTTTGGCCTTTCTACAAGGCTCCAGCAGCTCCCCCTGGGAAATGAGGGTTTGGTTTTGAAAATACTCTCTTTTAATGTCGGTGTGGAGACAGGGCAGATCATGGCACTGACGGTCATGATCATTCTTATGGCCGGGTGGCGCAAAAGGGAGTCTTTCAATCACTTCAGCACCCTTTCCAACAAGGGGCTCATTGCGGCAGGAGTGGTTCTTCTGGTGATTCAAATGCATGCTTATTTGTTTACTACTCATAGCCATGAAGACGGCCATTATCATACCCACGAAGATATGGAATCGGATGAGATAAAAAAGGCGCGGGAAATCTATAAGGGACACCGGTGA
- a CDS encoding Eco57I restriction-modification methylase domain-containing protein: MASKGGIEARGAVFTRREVADFILDLAGYTADRPLHKMQILEPSFGSGDFLLPLMKRLLASWRSWKKKSHIVDDLGNAVCAVELHHKTFIETRKRVIEKFRAEGVDSQSAAELTDRWLVQGDFLLTPLEGRFDFVVGNPPYVRQELIPATLLAEYRSRYLTMHDRADLYIPFIERSLRLLEKGGNLGFICADRWTKNRYGGPLRSFIAENFHLKIYVDMAGTPAFHRDVSAYPAIIVIGNEKPGVTRIAHRPEIDSATLSELASQLTSRKTKEKNSYIGELACVTKGKEPWLLDSPDQLALLRRLEAQFPLLEEAGCKVGIGVATGADKAFIGAYDKLDVETDRKLPLATTGDILSGEVSWQGQGIINPFMDDGSLADLNNYPRLHSYLEARKDLIAGRHCARKNPSKWYRTIDRIDPALTSKAKLLIPDIKGRAHIVYEGGKLYPHHNLYFITSEEWDLRALQALLLSDVARFFIAAYSTKMRGGYLRFQAQYLRRIPIPNWNDVSETLRMQLHDAAVNRDMEACNSAAFELYGLNREERSILGGNGK; the protein is encoded by the coding sequence CTGGCAAGCAAGGGGGGGATTGAAGCCCGCGGCGCTGTCTTTACGCGCAGGGAAGTTGCCGATTTTATCCTTGATCTTGCCGGTTATACCGCTGATCGGCCACTTCATAAAATGCAAATTCTTGAGCCCTCTTTCGGTTCCGGTGACTTTCTTCTGCCCCTCATGAAACGGCTTCTTGCTTCATGGAGATCGTGGAAAAAGAAAAGCCATATTGTCGACGATCTGGGCAATGCCGTTTGTGCCGTCGAACTCCATCATAAAACCTTTATCGAAACCCGTAAAAGAGTTATTGAAAAGTTTAGGGCGGAAGGAGTTGATTCACAGTCTGCGGCTGAGCTTACAGATCGCTGGTTAGTTCAGGGAGATTTTCTCCTTACCCCGCTTGAGGGCCGTTTTGATTTTGTCGTCGGCAATCCCCCCTATGTGCGCCAGGAACTGATTCCGGCTACATTGCTTGCCGAATACCGTAGCCGCTACCTAACCATGCACGACCGGGCCGATCTCTATATTCCCTTTATCGAGCGCTCACTTCGGCTGCTTGAAAAAGGAGGGAATCTTGGATTTATTTGCGCAGACAGGTGGACCAAGAACCGCTATGGCGGCCCCTTACGCAGTTTTATTGCCGAAAATTTTCACCTTAAAATTTATGTCGATATGGCAGGCACACCCGCTTTTCACCGTGACGTCTCTGCATATCCTGCCATTATCGTTATCGGCAATGAAAAACCGGGTGTGACACGCATAGCGCATCGTCCGGAAATTGATTCAGCCACATTGTCTGAGCTTGCCTCTCAATTAACATCAAGGAAAACAAAAGAAAAAAACAGTTACATTGGTGAATTAGCCTGTGTGACAAAGGGAAAGGAACCGTGGCTGCTCGATTCACCGGACCAGCTGGCTCTTTTGCGCCGTCTCGAAGCGCAGTTTCCGCTTCTTGAAGAGGCAGGCTGCAAGGTGGGCATTGGTGTAGCAACGGGCGCAGACAAAGCTTTTATCGGCGCCTACGATAAACTCGATGTAGAGACAGACCGGAAGCTGCCGCTGGCAACGACAGGCGATATCCTGTCCGGTGAAGTCAGCTGGCAGGGGCAGGGGATTATTAATCCTTTTATGGATGACGGAAGCCTCGCTGACCTCAATAATTATCCCCGGCTTCACAGCTATCTTGAAGCCCGGAAAGACCTTATTGCCGGACGGCACTGCGCCAGAAAGAATCCCTCAAAATGGTACCGGACAATCGATCGTATCGATCCCGCCCTTACCTCTAAGGCAAAACTTCTCATCCCTGATATCAAGGGCCGGGCACATATCGTTTATGAAGGTGGAAAACTTTATCCCCATCACAACCTGTATTTCATCACATCGGAAGAATGGGATTTAAGAGCTTTGCAGGCTCTTTTGCTGTCGGACGTTGCCAGGTTTTTTATTGCTGCCTACTCCACCAAAATGAGAGGCGGTTATCTGCGTTTTCAGGCCCAGTACTTAAGGAGAATTCCAATTCCCAACTGGAATGATGTTTCGGAAACATTGCGCATGCAACTGCACGATGCAGCCGTCAATAGAGACATGGAAGCATGTAATAGTGCCGCATTTGAGCTATACGGACTAAATCGTGAAGAAAGATCAATACTTGGAGGGAATGGGAAATAA
- a CDS encoding DUF6488 family protein — MKRNIIKRSFFIQVMAVMLFLPPLLFAHGDHDHPPLTDADFFGKATFDVSIIVDDKEPVEGDFLDESWKKIKEEDKKIVKKTENFVIVSFYNREKKRTLFVLLTVHVEYLGANFSGKFKGG; from the coding sequence ATGAAGAGGAATATAATCAAGCGAAGTTTCTTTATTCAGGTGATGGCGGTGATGCTTTTTCTTCCCCCTTTGCTTTTCGCTCATGGCGACCACGATCATCCACCTCTCACAGACGCAGATTTTTTCGGAAAGGCAACCTTTGATGTCTCCATCATCGTTGATGATAAAGAGCCTGTCGAGGGGGACTTCCTCGATGAGAGTTGGAAAAAGATTAAAGAAGAGGACAAAAAGATTGTCAAAAAGACGGAGAATTTTGTCATTGTCTCCTTTTATAACAGGGAAAAGAAGCGGACTCTCTTTGTACTTTTAACGGTTCATGTTGAATATCTCGGTGCAAATTTTAGTGGGAAGTTTAAGGGGGGTTGA
- a CDS encoding IPT/TIG domain-containing protein, whose protein sequence is MMENSSNSKYRLSLIPLYGMLIMALPIVSGCGSDTPASSQDKDPKVPLLSSVFPDNGLATTTQTVILTGTGFSDTDTVSIGQNSASCTLVDSTSLECTFPANGGIAEVLDISVDNGSGNTSTLTAAFTYTGVNLGAVDFCNIQAPYTSTTSAGVTTENIYGQVYVAGLTDIASTPAPIVSQLGYGADGSDPTIVNFIWVDGAINPGYDFTTNNDEHMATLTISTVGVYDYAFRFTLDNINYAYCDTNGPSDGYSHDMAGSLVIT, encoded by the coding sequence ATGATGGAAAACAGTTCAAATTCGAAGTACAGATTATCCCTTATACCATTATATGGCATGTTGATCATGGCTCTTCCGATAGTTTCCGGTTGTGGGAGTGACACTCCGGCATCCTCTCAGGATAAAGATCCAAAGGTTCCGCTGTTGAGTTCCGTCTTTCCTGATAACGGCCTGGCCACCACCACCCAAACCGTGATTCTCACAGGAACAGGATTTTCAGATACAGATACCGTGTCCATTGGTCAAAACTCAGCAAGTTGTACGCTTGTAGATAGTACAAGTCTGGAATGCACATTCCCGGCAAATGGTGGGATTGCTGAAGTATTGGATATTTCCGTTGATAACGGCAGTGGAAATACATCCACCCTGACTGCTGCTTTTACCTATACAGGGGTAAACCTTGGTGCTGTTGATTTCTGTAACATCCAGGCACCCTATACCTCAACTACCTCAGCAGGTGTCACCACCGAAAATATCTATGGCCAGGTCTATGTCGCGGGCTTGACGGATATAGCTAGTACTCCAGCCCCGATTGTTAGCCAGCTTGGCTATGGCGCAGATGGGAGTGATCCCACGATAGTGAATTTTATCTGGGTGGATGGTGCAATTAATCCAGGTTATGATTTTACTACGAACAATGATGAGCATATGGCCACATTAACCATATCCACAGTTGGTGTGTATGACTATGCTTTCCGGTTTACCTTGGATAATATCAATTATGCTTATTGTGATACTAACGGACCCTCAGATGGCTACTCTCACGACATGGCTGGCAGCCTGGTTATTACTTAA
- a CDS encoding exosortase/archaeosortase family protein produces MTGLSKSSAFLLLQLVAFWPVWRWYVSRLLDSSDEPWGLLALVTALLFIGLRGKEVKISSRQMIVSSVFLFVYLVTFKALPPLGRAFLAVMSIASILSPSRFGRSVHIGIIGLLLLSLPIIASLQFYLGYPVRFVTAIIASKLITLTGYYTTAAGTCLSWAGEIISIDAPCAGIRMLWTGLYLNFTLACFNGLNTIRTWLTYSLSMLIIFTGNVMRVTALFYMETGILHGPPWIHNGIGLVAFTAVTLAIVSLHSSLKKAEGGVR; encoded by the coding sequence GTGACCGGCCTGTCAAAATCTTCAGCCTTTCTCCTCTTGCAGCTTGTGGCCTTCTGGCCCGTATGGAGATGGTATGTAAGCAGACTGCTTGACTCCTCCGATGAGCCTTGGGGGCTCTTAGCGCTTGTAACGGCCCTGCTTTTTATCGGACTGCGGGGGAAAGAGGTGAAGATCAGTTCTCGCCAGATGATAGTATCATCAGTATTTCTGTTTGTATATCTCGTCACTTTCAAGGCCCTGCCTCCTCTTGGCAGGGCCTTTCTGGCTGTAATGAGTATTGCCTCTATCCTGAGTCCATCACGTTTCGGGAGGTCGGTACATATCGGTATTATAGGTCTGCTTTTACTCTCCCTGCCGATTATTGCCTCGCTGCAGTTCTATCTCGGCTATCCCGTTCGTTTTGTAACGGCTATTATCGCCTCTAAACTTATCACTCTCACCGGTTATTACACGACGGCGGCCGGAACCTGCCTTAGCTGGGCCGGAGAGATTATCTCCATTGATGCGCCCTGTGCAGGGATAAGGATGCTCTGGACCGGGCTCTATCTCAATTTCACGCTGGCCTGTTTTAACGGTCTCAACACTATCAGGACGTGGCTGACCTACAGCCTTTCCATGTTAATAATCTTCACAGGCAATGTGATGCGTGTGACAGCCCTTTTCTATATGGAAACGGGGATATTGCATGGTCCTCCCTGGATACACAATGGGATTGGGCTTGTTGCATTCACAGCGGTTACCCTCGCAATTGTTTCACTTCACAGTTCATTAAAAAAAGCAGAAGGAGGGGTAAGATGA
- a CDS encoding SIMPL domain-containing protein (The SIMPL domain is named for its presence in mouse protein SIMPL (signalling molecule that associates with mouse pelle-like kinase). Bacterial member BP26, from Brucella, was shown to assemble into a channel-like structure, while YggE from E. coli has been associated with resistance to oxidative stress.) — protein MKVLKILFILLVFSNTAFAGDNIRKISVTGKSKVSLDAQYSIIHTELKYVKKTVDESYKELQKGLSAIIENLNKVGLTNQVITKSLIMQGEEKRWENKSWVHVGYYSSCNIQLRINNLSKLPSIYKELSRYNALAINSTDYGRNDEFERRNEGFKKALLAAKEKALLMAKSLNAEVGPVFNIHEISVENYASKKLYSNYRSEESSGSTYGSVDITATVAVEFELQ, from the coding sequence ATGAAAGTACTAAAAATTCTATTTATTTTACTTGTTTTTTCGAATACTGCCTTTGCCGGGGATAATATCAGAAAAATATCAGTTACTGGAAAATCAAAAGTTTCATTAGATGCGCAATATTCAATCATTCATACGGAACTGAAGTATGTGAAAAAAACAGTCGATGAGAGCTATAAGGAACTCCAAAAAGGGCTTTCAGCGATCATAGAGAACCTCAATAAAGTCGGTTTGACCAATCAGGTGATTACAAAATCGTTGATAATGCAGGGTGAGGAAAAGAGATGGGAAAATAAATCATGGGTACATGTCGGGTATTATTCATCCTGCAATATTCAACTCCGTATAAATAACTTGAGTAAACTTCCTTCCATCTATAAGGAACTCTCCAGATATAATGCCTTAGCAATTAACTCAACAGACTACGGCCGAAACGATGAATTTGAAAGGCGAAATGAAGGATTCAAGAAAGCGCTTCTAGCTGCAAAAGAAAAAGCCCTACTCATGGCCAAAAGTCTTAACGCAGAAGTCGGGCCTGTATTCAACATCCACGAAATAAGCGTGGAAAATTATGCATCAAAAAAACTTTATTCAAATTACAGAAGTGAAGAAAGCAGCGGCAGTACATACGGCTCGGTGGATATTACGGCCACTGTAGCCGTTGAATTTGAATTACAATAA
- a CDS encoding ATP-binding protein: protein MIKRNLYPRLIDSVNQYPAVALLGPRQVGKTTLALELEAQFKAIYLDLESEQDRAKLAQPEIYLSDHQDRLVILDEVHRAPGLFPVLRGLIDKARRAGKRSGQYLLLGSASVDLLKQSGETLAGRVSYLELTPLHIMETAEHCSMDDLWVRGGFPESLLAADNSRSLRWRQDFIRTYLERDIPQFGRRIPAETLRRFWVMLAHHQGGLLNTAQFARNLGVDVKTAGSYLDLLVDLLLVRRLQPWHANIGKRLVKSPKVYVRDSGLVHALLGIADKEALSAHPVIGQSWECCIMENLLACLPDQVQPFFYRTSGGAEIDLLLFWPNGDLWAMEIKRSLAPKVKKGFYAACSDLNPSRKIIIYPGTERYRIASDIEVISLFELVSEIGRK from the coding sequence ATGATTAAGCGAAATCTATATCCCCGACTCATAGACTCGGTCAATCAATATCCGGCGGTGGCACTTTTGGGGCCACGGCAGGTGGGAAAAACCACTTTGGCCCTTGAATTGGAAGCACAATTCAAGGCCATCTATCTTGATCTTGAGTCCGAACAGGACCGCGCCAAACTGGCTCAACCCGAAATATACCTATCGGATCACCAGGACCGTTTGGTTATACTCGATGAGGTACATCGTGCTCCGGGCCTTTTTCCTGTTCTCCGTGGTCTCATCGACAAGGCCCGCCGCGCCGGAAAACGTTCAGGACAATACCTGCTGCTCGGCTCTGCATCAGTCGATTTACTCAAACAATCAGGTGAAACGCTGGCCGGCCGTGTTAGCTATCTTGAACTAACTCCTTTGCACATCATGGAAACAGCGGAACATTGTTCGATGGATGACCTATGGGTTAGAGGCGGTTTTCCTGAAAGTTTGCTGGCTGCCGACAATTCCCGCAGCCTCAGGTGGCGGCAGGATTTTATCCGAACTTATCTCGAAAGGGATATTCCCCAGTTTGGCAGGCGAATTCCCGCTGAAACTCTCAGGCGTTTTTGGGTAATGCTTGCCCATCATCAGGGCGGGCTTCTCAATACTGCCCAGTTCGCCCGTAATCTGGGGGTAGACGTCAAAACAGCCGGAAGCTATCTCGACCTGCTTGTTGATTTGCTGCTCGTACGTCGCCTGCAACCCTGGCATGCCAACATAGGAAAGCGACTGGTAAAGTCACCCAAGGTCTATGTCCGGGACAGCGGCCTTGTGCATGCCCTTCTTGGTATTGCAGACAAGGAAGCCTTGAGTGCTCATCCGGTCATCGGGCAAAGCTGGGAATGTTGCATCATGGAAAATCTTCTTGCCTGCCTGCCGGATCAGGTTCAGCCATTTTTCTATCGGACCAGTGGAGGTGCAGAGATTGATTTGCTGCTGTTCTGGCCCAATGGTGATCTATGGGCTATGGAGATTAAACGAAGCCTTGCTCCCAAGGTAAAAAAAGGGTTTTATGCTGCTTGCAGCGACCTGAATCCATCACGAAAAATTATCATTTATCCGGGGACGGAGCGCTATCGGATTGCATCGGATATTGAAGTTATTTCTCTTTTTGAGTTGGTGTCAGAGATAGGAAGAAAGTAA
- a CDS encoding VanZ family protein: MMKLKRILPALLFFLFICYIIILADVGAESFLFDFFRGVPLGDKLGHFMLYGFLSFLLNRALTYRYIEKYGLYWQLGSLTVFSFALLEEISQYYFPERTADMTDLLADAAGIVLFTLLSVKGMKSPKKY; this comes from the coding sequence ATGATGAAGCTCAAAAGAATTTTGCCGGCTTTGCTTTTCTTCCTCTTCATCTGCTACATCATTATTCTGGCAGATGTGGGGGCAGAGAGCTTCTTATTCGACTTTTTCAGAGGAGTCCCATTGGGGGATAAGCTGGGGCATTTTATGCTTTATGGATTTCTATCGTTTCTATTGAATAGGGCACTCACTTACCGTTATATTGAAAAATATGGCCTCTACTGGCAGCTTGGATCCTTGACTGTCTTTTCCTTTGCACTTTTAGAAGAAATTTCTCAATATTATTTCCCTGAAAGAACGGCTGATATGACTGACCTGCTGGCTGATGCAGCGGGCATTGTTTTATTTACCCTTCTATCCGTGAAAGGTATGAAATCACCCAAAAAATATTGA